A part of Gambusia affinis linkage group LG19, SWU_Gaff_1.0, whole genome shotgun sequence genomic DNA contains:
- the s1pr5a gene encoding sphingosine 1-phosphate receptor 5a, with translation MFSVYQNNQVLIEHYKYTGKLNGTNGNKYTDGLKPESIAFLLVCLLIVAENAVVLIAIWKNKKFHIPMYYLLGNLTLSDLLAGLTYMINIMTSGPRTLSMTPLLYFLREGCVFVMLAASIISLLAIAIERHVTMVRMKPYQGHKQGRMFALIGASWVLSVFLGVLPVLGWNCINQLEKCSTVLPLYAKSYILFCITVFSAILMSIVVLYVRIFRIVKSNTQRLATVPQRKGLYRKSQKYIALLKTVTIVLGVFIACWSPLFILFLLDFSCEVKGCKVLFKADYFLGIAVFNSLLNPIIYTLTSKDMRKAILKLLCRRCLLNADGKMKKFGLAFLDFSTTKTDAASHRLEGLETTVSSGNLPSTIKAIYPRISKI, from the coding sequence ATGTTTAGCGTGTACCAAAACAACCAAGTCCTCATCGAACACTACAAATACACAGGCAAGCTGAATGGGACCAACGGGAATAAGTACACGGACGGACTCAAACCGGAATCCATTGCTTTCCTGCTGGTCTGCCTGCTTATTGTTGCAGAGAACGCTGTGGTGCTCATTGCCATCTGGAAGAACAAGAAGTTCCACATCCCCATGTACTATTTACTGGGCAACTTGACTCTGTCAGACCTGCTCGCAGGTTTGACCTACATGATAAACATCATGACGTCCGGTCCCCGCACTTTGAGCATGACTCCCTTGCTGTATTTTCTGAGGGAGGGCTGTGTGTTTGTAATGCTAGCCGCTTCCATCATCAGCCTGCTGGCCATCGCCATAGAGCGCCATGTTACCATGGTGAGGATGAAGCCGTACCAGGGTCACAAGCAGGGGCGGATGTTTGCTCTGATTGGAGCCAGCTGGGTGCTGTCAGTGTTCCTCGGCGTCCTTCCGGTCTTGGGCTGGAACTGCATCAACCAGCTGGAGAAGTGCTCCACCGTCCTGCCGCTGTACGCCAAAAGCTACATCCTCTTCTGCATCACCGTCTTCAGTGCCATCCTCATGTCCATTGTGGTGCTGTACGTGCGGATCTTCCGCATAGTGAAGTCCAACACTCAGCGCCTCGCCACGGTTCCCCAGCGCAAGGGTCTCTACCGCAAGTCGCAGAAGTACATAGCCCTCCTGAAAACCGTCACCATAGTCCTGGGGGTGTTCATTGCGTGTTGGTCGCCCCTGTTCATCCTGTTCCTGCTGGACTTCAGCTGTGAGGTCAAAGGCTGCAAGGTGCTCTTCAAGGCAGATTACTTCCTGGGCATCGCTGTGTTCAACTCCCTTCTCAACCCTATCATCTACACACTGACCAGCAAGGACATGCGGAAGGCCATCCTGAAACTGCTCTGCCGCCGTTGCCTCCTGAACGCAGACGGGAAGATGAAGAAATTCGGCCTGGCCTTCCTGGACTTCAGCACCACTAAGACGGACGCGGCGTCTCACAGACTGGAGGGTCTGGAGACGACTGTGTCTTCTGGGAACCTTCCCTCAACTATTAAAGCAATTTATCCAAGGATATCCAAGATATAA
- the kri1 gene encoding protein KRI1 homolog, protein MPGRSELKINSQFAQKYEKYRQKEELQKLKDRFGDQADDSDSSESSSDDSEVELDPALDRDFYRTLSLLKKKDPKIYEKDARFYSEDASQKEDGPSTSKQAKVKPMYLKDYERKVILEKEGKYEDDDDSDEEEAAKRRERAASPSYIQEQKELRESFRKFVEDSDEEEEEEEGEASKLLTRRMKTQEEKDKEEADYVDWLKGQAELDGPEEVKDMKYLREYWNDPQLDDKERFLRDYVLNKGYLDEEEDHDQRIPTYDELVQEDVDDSEEEGESFLERQEDFERSYNFRFEEPGALQIKTYPRNIATSVRAKDDRRKQKREEVKERKLKEKEQKREQLKQLKNLKRKEIMDKLQQLQELTGNEQLAFSQADLDGDFDPNQHDRLMQKFFGDEYYGQEEEEKPQFDDEGNEMDEHWNWDTWTGEGHEEGHDEEEYSASGPHCDDEDFIMDADYDPSQHTASKKKKKEKKKLKKDDLPQMGKKKKKKSHFAEVITRTKPVFDPQEKTFEQYLDEYYKLDYEDIIDDLPCRFRYRQVVPNDFGLTTDEILSANDQELNQWCSLRRTCMFRSEREEMSDLKNYKAKAQNVRKKKEVLSSVYSEEDKETLEVKGKLGKKRRDRLSNAEKQSEEANEAVQALSEAVDSTEEGDEILIPKKKKQKSKLEEQAQDTAEQVADEQNGGENRTERPVWAKKPRRSGGRLKSGIKGVKIGGREFSRHRLKAYGLNPRRLYFRQLGRHKRKEQEKKLKKNQEG, encoded by the exons ATGCCGGGCAGGTCGGAACTGAAAATTAACTCGCAGTTCGCGCAGAAATACGAGAAGTACCGACAGAAAGAGGAGTTGCAGAAGC TGAAGGACCGATTCGGAGACCAAGCCGATGACAGCGACTCCTCTGAATCTAGCTCTGACGACAGTGAAGTG GAGCTGGATCCTGCTTTAGATAGGGATTTTTACAGAactctgtccctgctgaagaagaaGGACCCGAAAATCTACGAGAAAGATGCCAGGTTCTACTCGGAAG ACGCATCCCAGAAAGAGGACGGTCCGTCAACATCCAAACAAGCCAAAGTGAAACCCATGTACCTGAAGGACTACGAGCGGAAAGTCATCCTGGAAAAAGAAGG CAAATATGAAGATGACGACGACAGCGATGAGGAGGAAGCAGCCAAAAGAAGAGAG AGGGCAGCCTCGCCGAGCTACATCCAGGAGCAGAAGGAGCTCAGAGAGAG CTTCCGGAAGTTTGTCGAGGACAgcgacgaggaggaggaggaggaggaaggcgaAGCCTCCAAGCTGCTCACCAGAAGGATGAAAACGCAGGAGGAGAAG GATAAAGAGGAGGCGGATTATGTGGACTGGCTCAAAGGTCAGGCTGAGCTGGACGGTCCGGAGGAGGTGAAGGACATG AAATACCTGCGAGAATACTGGAACGACCCGCAGCTGGACGACAAGGAGCGATTCCTCCGGGATTACGTGCTCAACAAGGGCTACCTGGACGAGGAGGAGGACCACGACCAACG GATCCCGACGTACGACGAGCTGGTCCAGGAGGACGTGGACGACTCCGAGGAGGAGGGCGAGAGTTTCCTGGAGCGCCAGGAGGACTTCGAGCGCAGCTACAACTTCCGCTTCGAAGAGCCCGGCGCCCTGCAGATCAAGACCTACCCCCGAAACATCGCCACGTCCGTCCGCGCCAAAGACGACCGCAGGAAGCAGAAgagggaggaggtgaaggagaggAAACTGAAG GAGAAGGAGCAGAAGCGGGAGCAGCTGAAGCAGCTGAAGAACCTGAAGAGGAAGGAGATCATGgacaagctgcagcagctgcaggagctgaCCGGCAACGAGCAGCTGGCCTTCAGTCAGGCCGACCTGGACGGAGACTTCGACCCCAACCAGCACGACCGGCTGATGCAG aaatTCTTTGGAGACGAGTACTACGgacaagaggaagaggagaagccCCAGTTTGACGATGAAGGAAACGAGATGGATG AACACTGGAACTGGGACACCTGGACAGGAGAGGGACATGAAGAGGGACACGACGAAGAGGAGTACAGCGCCTCTGGACCGCACTGCGACGACGAAGACTTCATC ATGGATGCAGACTACGACCCGAGCCAGCACACCGCctccaagaagaagaaaaaggagaagaagaagctgaagaagGACGATCTGCCACAGATgggcaagaagaagaagaagaagtctcactttgctgaggtcatcaCCAGAACCAAGCCGGTGTTTGACCCCC AGGAGAAAACCTTCGAGCAGTACCTGGACGAGTACTACAAGCTGGACTACGAGGACATCATCGACGACCTTCCGTGCCGCTTTCGCTACAGGCAGGTGGTGCCCAACGACTTCGGCCTGACCACGGACGAG ATCTTGAGTGCCAACGACCAAGAGCTGAACCAGTGGTGCTCACTGAGGAGGACGTGCATGTTCAG GTCTGAAAGAGAGGAAATGAGTGACCTGAAGAACTATAAAGCGAAGGCCCAGAACgtgagaaagaagaaagaagtcCTGAGCTCTGTGTATTCTGA GGAGGATAAAGAAACTCTGGAGGTGAAGGGCAAGCTGGGGAAGAAGCGGCGAGATCGTCTGAGCAACGCAGAGAAGCAGAGCGAAGAAGCAAACGAGGCAGTTCAGGCTCTGAGCGAGGCTGTGGACAGCACAGAGGAAGGGGACGAGATCCTAATacccaagaagaagaagcagaagagcAAACTAGAAGAACAGGCGCAAGATACGGCTGAGCAGGTGGCAGATGAACAAAATGGAGGGGAGAATAGGACTGAAAGACCAGTATGGGCCAAGAAGCCCCGGCGGTCAGGAGGACGACTCAAGTCAGGAATCAAGGGGGTGAAGATAGGCGGCCGGGAGTTCAGCAGACACAGGCTGAAGGCGTACGGGCTGAACCCACGGAGACTGTACTTCAGACAGCTGGGCCGACACAAAcggaaagagcaggagaagaagctgaagaagaaCCAAGAGGGATAG
- the spc24 gene encoding kinetochore protein Spc24 — MSLSHKFQDLEENGEMLVAFINSSQPEKLREVKVERQALVDKHLETKKTVTQILKDVAEIEERAGQRLLNMEEQKQHRQKELEDLEVQLQRCTAKSQITDSEIQFLQTELESVRNTERELETLQNEVDEDTTEVIPSAVYVAQVYYLITKIKWEYDTQPNILKGVHYGPDLATPINVDTSVRSRSDISDQLWDFVSTEW, encoded by the exons ATGTCTCTGAGCCACAAGTTCCAAGACTTGGAGGAGAATGGGGAGATGCTGGTGGCTTTCATCAACAGCAGTCAGCCCGAGAAACTGAGAGAAGTGAAAGTCGAACGCCAGGCTCTCGTTGACAAGCACCTAGAGACAAAGAAGACTGTGACACAGATTCTTAAAG ACGTGGCAGAGATCGAGGAGCGCGCGGGTCAGAGGCTGCTGAACATGGAGGAGCAGAAGCAGCACAGGcagaaggagctggaggacttggaggtGCAGCTGCAGCGGTGCACGGCCAAAAGCCAGATCACGGACTCAGAAATCCA GTTTCTGCAGACGGAGCTGGAGAGTGTGAGGAACACCGAGAGGGAACTGGAGACTCTGCAGAATGAGGTGGATGAAGACACCACCGAGGTCATCCCGTCTGCAGT GTACGTGGCTCAGGTGTACTACCTAATAACCAAAATCAAGTGGGAATACGACACGCAGCCCAACATTTTGAAAGGAG tgcaCTACGGCCCAGATCTGGCCACGCCCATCAACGTTGACACGTCTGTCCGCTCTCGAAGTGATATAAGCGATCAGCTGTGGGACTTTGTCAGCACCGAGTGGTAG